The following nucleotide sequence is from Streptomyces sp. NBC_00239.
CAGGATGGAACGTGAATCGTCCTGAGGAGGAGTTCATGGCTCAGGAAGTGGCCTCAGAGGCCGTGGACCCGGCTCCGGGCTCCGGCCCGGAACACACCGAACGCAGTGTGCTCGTCGCCATCGGCGCGCTCCTGCTCGGTCTGCTCATCGCCGCCCTCGACCAGACGATCGTGTCCACCGCGCTGCCGACCATCGTCAGCGACCTCGGCGGCATGGAGCACCTCTCCTGGGTCGTGACCGCCTACATGCTGGCCTCCACCGCGGCCACCCCGCTGTGGGGCAAGCTCGGTGACCAGTACGGCCGCAAGAAGCTCTTCCAGACCGCCATCGTCATCTTCCTCATCGGCTCGGCCCTCTGCGGCGTCGCCCAGGACATGCCGCAGCTCATCGGCTTCCGCGCCCTCCAAGGCCTGGGCGGCGGCGGCCTGATGGTGCTGTCGATGGCGATCGTCGGCGACATCGTCCCGCCCCGCGAGCGCGGCAAGTACCAGGGGCTGTTCGGCGCCGTGTTCGGCGCGACCAGCGTCCTGGGACCGCTGCTCGGCGGTCTGTTCGTCGACCACCTCAGCTGGCGCTGGGTCTTCTACATCAACATCCCCATCGGCATCGTCGCCCTCCTGGTCATCGCCGCGGTGCTGCACATCCCGGTCAAGTCCTCGAAGCACACCATCGATTACCTCGGCACCTTCCTCATCGCCTCCGTCGCCACCTGCCTGGTCCTCGTCGCCTCCCTCGGCGGCTCCACCTGGGCCTGGGGCTCGGCCCAGATCATCGGACTGGCCGTGCTGGGCGCGGTCCTGCTGGCCGCCTTCATCGCCGTCGAGAGGCGCGCCGCCGAGCCGGTGCTGCCGCTGGGCCTCTTCCGGATCCGCACGTTCACGCTCTGCTCGGTGATCAGCTTCATCGTCGGCTTCGCGATGTTCGGCGCGATGGTCTACCTGCCCACCTTCCTCCAGGTCGTCCAGGGCGTCTCGCCCACCATGTCCGGCGTCCACATGCTGCCGATGGTGCTCGGCCTGCTCATCTCCTCCACCGCCTCCGGCCAGATCGTCAGCCGCACCGGACGCTGGAAGGTCTTCCCGATCGCCGGCACCGCCGTCACCGCCGTCGGACTGCTGCTCCTGCACCAGCTCCACCGCACCAGCTCCACCTGGGAGATGAGCGCCTACTTCTTCGTCTTCGGCTTCGGGCTGGGCCTGGTCATGCAGGTGCTGGTGCTGGTCGTGCAGAACTCGGTCAGCTACGCCGACCTCGGCGTCGCCACCTCCGGCGCCACCTTCTTCCGCTCCATCGGCGCGTCCTTCGGCGTCGCCATCTTCGGCACCGTCTTCACGAACCGGCTCGACGACAAGCTCGCCGAGAGCCTCGCCGGGGCCACGCTGCCGGCCGGCGCGTCGGTGGCGCAGCTGGAGGCCGACCCGCGGGCCATCGGGCTCCTCCCGCCCGAACTCCAGCCGCGCGTCCTCGACGCCTACGCCACGTCCATCACCGACGTGTTCCTCTACGCCGTGCCCGTGGTGCTGATCGCCTTCGTCGTGGCCTGGTTCCTCAAGGAGGACAAGCTGCGGACATCGGTGACCGCGCCCGACGTCACCGAGACGCTGGCCTCCAACCCCGTGCAGCGGAGCTCGCACGACGAGGTCGCCCGGGCGCTGTCGGTCCTCGGCACGCGCGAGGGGCGGCGGCACATCTACGAGAAGATCACCGCCAAGGCGGGCTACGACCTGCTGCCCGCGTCCAGCTGGCTGCTGCTGCGGATCAACAAGTACGGGTCCGCCGAGCCGGCGGTGCTCGCCGAGCGCACGGCGGTGCCGCTGCGGGCGATCACGGATGCGGCTCGGCAGGTGGAGGAGCGGGGGCTCGCGGTGCGGGACGGGTTGCCGTTGGTCCTTACGGACCGGGGGCGGGAGGCGGCGGGGCGGCTCGCCGCGGCGCGGCAGGAGTCGTTGGCGGAGCTGTTGGGGGACTGGTGGGGGCCGGATCGGCCGACCGATCTGGTCGCGCTGGTCGGGGAGCTCAACCGGGAGCTGTGCGGGTCGGACGCGGAGGAGCCGTACGACGCGCTGCCGCGTCGGGATCACGCGGCGCGCTGAGACCCCCTGGGGCTCCGCCCCAGACCCCGCGCCTCAAACGCCGGCGGGGCTGGAGTGGGCGCTGCCCTCACCCGCGCCTCAAGCGCCGGCGGGGCTGGATTCGCCTCAAACGCCGGCGGGGCTGGAATCGCCCGAGCGCCGGCGGGGCGGGGTTTCGTGTCGGCTCAGGGGAGGGGTTTTTCGAACCAGTGTTGGGCGTAGGGGCCCGAGTTGTAGGCCGGGATTTCCTCGTAGCCGTGTTTTGCGTAGAGGGCGCGGGCTTCCACCAGGTCGGTTCTGGTGTCCAGGCGTATGCGGCGGGCACCCAGGGCGCGGGCGGCGTCTTCCAGGGCTGCCAGGAGCGCGCTGCCGCCGCCCGTGCCGCGCAGGGCGGGCCGTACGTACACGCGGGTCAGCTCCGCCGTGTCGGGGTCGAGCAGTCGCAGGCCGGCGCAGGCCGCCGGCTCGCCCGCGTACCGCCCGACGACGAACGCGCCGGTCGGCGCCGTCAGCCCGTCCGCGGGGTCGTCCGCGAGCCCCTCGTCCACCTCGGCCTCGGTGGCCGTCCGCCCCCAGTACCGGCCGGCGACCTCCGCGTAGTACGCCCGGCGCAGGCCGGTGGCCGCGGGGGTGCCGAAGTGCTCCGGGGCCACCACCCAACTGCTTTCGATCACGTTCATGGCGTCATTGTGCGGGCCCGGCGCCCCGCCCCGCGTGGAATATCCACAGGGCCGGGCGGATGATGGGAAAAGGTGTAAAACGCACGACTGAAGGGTGTGAAGCGCCATGTCGGAGCATCCGGACGCTGCTCTCGTGCGCCGTGGCTACGAGGCCTTCGGCAAGGGGGACATGGACACCATGTCCTCCCTCATGACTGCTGACGTCATCCACCACGTGCCGGGCAACAATCCGTTCTCCGGCCACCACAAGGGGCGTGAGAACGTCCTCGACCTCTACCGTCGCCTCGGCGAGGAGACGAACGGCACGATGAAGGCCGATCTGGGAACGGTGCTGGTCGACGGCCGCGGGCACGTCATGACCGTCCACACCTTCCGGGCCGACCGCGGAAACCGCGGCATCGAGATCCAGGGCGGCCTGTTCTTCACGATCGTCGGCGGGAAGATCAGCGACATCGACGAGTGCACGGCGGACATCGACGAAGAAGACGCGTTCTGGAGTTGACGCCCGCCGCAACGGCCGACGCCCGCCGGACAACCGGTGGGCGCCGTCCGTTCCCCGTCAGGCCTGCTTCGGCGCCGCCTGCTGGACGACCTCGAACGACCACAGCGTCGAGCCGGAAGCCGCCGGCTTCGGCCGCTCGCCGCCGGCCGCGCCGCCGCCCTGGTGCGCCGCCTTCATCGGGCCCTCCATCCACGCCTGGAACGCGGCCTCGTCACGCCAACGGGTGTACACGAGGTAGGTGTCGGTGCCCTCGATCGGGCGCAGCAGCTCGAACCACTCGAAGCCGTCGGAGTTCTCGACGGATCCCGCGCGCGCGGAGAACCGCTTCTCCAGCTCCTCGCGCTGCTCGGCCGGCACGGTCAATGCGTTGATCTTCACGATGCTCATGGCGCCATCCTGTCAAAGGCGCGGTGCGGCGCGAGTTGGGACCGCGCATCGCGCATCGGCCGCCGCACTATCGTCGTCCGGGCAACACCGGATCTGCCGCAGCGCAGACGAGGCGAACACGGCGGGAGGCCGGCGGGGCGTGGCGGAAGCGGCGGAGCACACCGGGGCGAACGGACATGCCGGAGTGACAGACCGCGGCGGCATACGCGGCGCGAGCGGGGTGGCCGACGGGGCGACTGCCGGCCGGGCCCGGACGGCCGCCGGATCGGCCCGGGCGGCCGCGCGCCCGACCCGCGGGGCCCGCGTGACCCGCGTGATCCTGTGGTTGGTGGCCGGCGTGCTGGCCGTCCGGCAGGCCGCCGACGTGCTGCGGCTCCCGCCCGGCGACCGGTTCGCGGGGCTCGGGTCGTGGACCGGTCCGGACGGTGTCCTGCACGTCACCGGCGGCCTCTACGAAGGGGCCGGCGCCCGCTTCACCGGTACGCCCTTCGCCGGGCTCGTCCTCGGCCCACTCGCCGGCTCCGCCCAGCAGGCCCTCGCGGTCGCGTGGACCCTGGGCACGCTGCTGCTGGTCGCGGGCGTCGCCGTCATCGCCGCACGGGCCCTGCCGGGGATGGGGACGGGGGCGGGGGCGGGCTCGGGGCAGCGGCCGGGGCGCGCCGCGGGGGTCGCCACGCCCGCCGCGATCAGCCTCATGCTGGTGTCGCTGCCGGTGCGGGACACCTTCTCGCTCGGCGAGGCGGGCATCGTCCCCGTGCTGCTGGTCCTCGTCGGCGTCGTCACGTGCGCGCCCGTGGCCACCTCCGAAACCATGTCCGAAGGCCGGGCCGGAGCGGGGGCGGGGCCCGGTGCGGGTGCGGGTGCCGGTGCCGGGGCCGGGGTGCTCGTCGGGGTCGGTGCGGCGCTCCAGCCGGCGCTGCTGCTCTTCGCGGTGCTGCTGTGGGCGACCGGCCGCCGCGCCGCCGCCCGCGCCACCGGTGCCGCCTTCGCCGGCTGCTCCCTGCTGGCCTGGGCGGCGATGCCGGGCGACTCCTGGACGTACTGGATCCACCACCTGGCCGGCGCCGGGCTCGGCGGGCCACCCGACGGGACCGCCAACCAGTCCCTGCACGGGGCGCTGCTCCGACTCGGCCTGACCGGCCCCGCCGAGATCGCCCTCTACCTGCTGCTCGCCGTCGCCGTCGGCCGCCTCGCACTGCGGCGGGCGGTCCGGTACGCGCGGGACGGGCAACTGCTGCTCGCCGCCGCGGTCACGGGCTGCGCGGCGGTCGCCGTATCGCCCGCCGGATGGCGGCACCAGCTGCTGTGGGTGCTGCTCGCGCTGGCCGGCAAGGCCGGGGTGCGGGCCGCCGACCGGCCCGTGTGGCCGGTGACCGTCCTCCTCGTGACGACCCTGTCGAGCGATGTGCTGCTGCCGAACCTGGCCGCGCTGGCGCCCGTACGGGACAACGTGCTGCTGCTGACGGCGCTCGCGGCGGCGTGCGTCGTGCCGTTCCTCGCGCGGGGGTCAGGGGGCGACGGGGGGTCGGGCGTGACGGGCGTCGGGGCGGTGGCGGTGGCGGTGTCGGTGTCGGTGCCGGTCGCTCGCGCGGCTTCGGCCTCGGGGTCGGGGTCGGGGTCGGTGACGGGGGCGTTGCCCGGGCGGGCGCGGTGGTCGCGAATACCGCTTCTGCCGTTCTGGCGGCGGGTGGCGAGCCGTCCGAACCTGCTGCTGGAACTGCTGCTGATCCGGGTCGGGTACTCGCTGTACGCGCACATCCGGGCCGCGGCGCCGGCCGGCCGGGCCGACGCGGAGCGGCACGCCGGGAGCGTCCTGTCCGCCGAGCGGGTGCTCGGGATCGACATCGAGTACGCGGTCAACCGGGCGGTGGCCGGGGTGCGTTGGCTGGAGGGCTTCTGCAACTTCTACTACACGTCGTTCCACTTCGTGGTCCCGCTGGCGGTGCTGGGGGTCCTGTACTGGCGGCGGCCAGCGGACTACCGCTGGGCGCGGGCGGCGCTGGGGCTCGCGACGGTGCTGGCGCTGGCGGGCTTCTGGCTGTTCCCGCTCGCGCCGCCACGGCTGATGCCGGGGCTTGGTTTCGTCGACACGGTGCACGGGGTGCAGGACCTCGCGCACCCGCAGTACGGGCCGATGACCGCGATCTCCAACCAGTACGCGGCGATGCCGTCGCTGCATTTCGGCTGGTCGCTGTGGTGCGGGGTGGTGGTCGGGGTGCTGGCTCCGCGGCTGTGGCAGAAGGTGGTGGGTGCGGTGCATCCGGTGGTCACGGGGTGTGTCATCGTCGCCACCGCGAATCATTGGGTGCTTGATGCGGTGGGTGGTGCGGTGGTGGTGGGGGCCGGGTTCGGGCTGGTGCGCGTGCTTTCCGGGCCGCGGACGGCGGAGCCGGGCGAAGCCCGTCAACCCCGCACCACCTTCAGCCGTGCCGGCGGCTGACGCGCGGGCCCGGGCGGAGCCCGATACCCCGCGTCACCTCCAGCCTTGCCCGCTGCCCGGCGTGACCCCCGGGGTGCAACCTCCAGCCTTGCCGGCTGCCTGGCGTGCCCCCTGGGGCGCGACCTCCAGCCTTGCCGGCTGCCCGGCGTGACGCCCGGGGCGGCGATATCCAGCCTCGCCGGCGTTTGAGGCGCGGGGTTTGGGGCGGAGCCCCAAGAACAACCCGGCTCCGCCGGGCACCGGGCTCCGCCCGGACCCGCGCCTCAAACGCCGGCGAGGCTGGATGTTGCCCCTCGGCCATCCGGCGAGGCTGGATGTTGCCCCTCGGGCATCCGGAGAGGCTGGATGTTGCCCCTCGGGCATCCGGTGAGGCTGGGGCGGGCTGTGCTCGGGTCCGCCTCAAACGCCGGCGAGGCTGGGGGCTGCGGCCCCGGCGGGGTTGGGCGGCGGCAGGGGGCGGGGCGTGGGTGGGGGGCCGCCTGCCGCCGGGTTCGGGGGTCAGGGGTGGGTCACCTGGAGTTCTTTGATGCCGTTGAGCCAGGACGCGCGGAGCCGCCGCGGCCCCGCCCCGGTCAGCCGCAAGTCGGGAAGCGCGTCGGCGAGCGCGTTGAAGATCAGGTCGATCTCCAGGATCGCCAGGGACTTGCCGAGGCAGAAGTGCGGGCCGCCGCCGCCGAAACCGAGGTGCGGGTTCGGGTCGCGGGTGATGTCGAAGCGGTCGGGGCCGGTGAAGACCTCGGGGTCGTGGTTGGCGGAGGAGTAGAACAGCCCCACCCGGTCGCCCGCCTTGATCTTCTGGCCGCCCAGTTCGGTGTCCTGGGTGGCGGTGCGCTGGAAGGACACCACGGGGGTGGCCCAGCGGACGATCTCCTCGGCGGCCGTGGCCGGGCGCTTCTCCTTGTACAGCTCCCACTGTTCGGGGTGCGTCAGGAAGGCGTGCATGCCGTGGCTGATCGCGTTGCGGGTGGTCTCGTTACCCGCGACCGCCAGGAGGAGGACGAAGAACCCGAACTCGTCGGAGCCCAGGTTGCCCTGGCCCTCGGCGGCGACGAGCTGCGTCACGATGTCCTTGGCCGGGCATTCCTTGCGGGCGGCGGACAGGTTCATCGCGTACCCGATGAGTTCCATCGCCGCGTTGGCGCCGACCTCTTCGGTGATGGCGTACTCGGGATCGTCGTACGCGATCATCTTGTTCGACCAGTCGAAGATCCTGGTCCGGTCCTCCTGCGGCACCCCGATGAGTTCGGCTATGGCCTGGAGGGGCAGCTCGCAGGCGACCTGGGTGACGAAGTCGAAACTCCCGTTGCCCGCACCGGACTTCGCTGACTCGACGATCCGCCCGGCCCGGTCGCGCAGGGCCTCCTCCAGGCCGCGGATGGCGCGCGGGGTGAAGCCGCGCTGCACGATCTGGCGGACGCGCGTGTGTTCCGGCGGATCCATGTTCAGCATGATCAGGCGCTGGGCATCTATGGCATCGCGCTGGATGTGCTCGTTGAAGCGGATGATCGCGGTGTTGGTGGTGGAGGAGAACAGCTCCGGGTGCGTGGAGACGTACTTGACGTCCGCGTGCCGGGTCACGGCCCAGTAGCCCTCGTCGTCGAAGCCGGTGATGCCGCGCGGCTGCGGGCACCACCAGACCGGTGCGGTCTGCCTCAGCTGTGCGAACTCCGGGAAGGGGACGCGGGCTTGGAGGAGATCGGGGTCGGTGGCGTCGAACCCCTCGGGAAGCGCTGGGCAGGGCATCGGCAACTCCAAAGTCTGACGGCCCATCAGAAGCTGTCCTGAAAGGTAGTAACGAGTTCTAGAAGTGACAAGGGTCGCGGCGGCACGTCTTGCGTGCGGGAATCGTGTAAGTGCCGTGCACGACCCTTGCGTAGCGGGGGCTCCGGTCATAAGACTGCGGGGAGAACTAGAACGCGTACTAGTTCGGGGGGCCGGGCGTCCCCGGACATGGACACACCCTGCCGCGGTCCGCCGGGACGGACCGCCGCTGTGGAGGAGAGGACGAGCTCATGGCCGCGGAACCCGTCATCGTCGAAGCCGTACGCACCCCCATCGGCAAGCGCGGAGGCTCGCTCGCCAACCTGCACCCCGCCTACCTGCTGGGCGAGACCTACCGCGAACTGCTGGCCCGTACGGGCATCCAGCCCGACTGCGTCGAACAGATCGTCGGCGGCACCGTCACGCACGCGGGCGAGCAGTCGATGAACCCCGCGCGCAACGCCTGGCTCGCCATGGGCCTGCCGTACGAGACCGCCGCGACCACCGTGGACTGCCAGTGCGGCTCCTCGCAGCAGGCCAACCACATGGTCGCCAACATGATCTCCGGCGGGGTCATGGACATCGGCATCGCCTGCGGGGTCGAGGCGATGAGCCGGGTCCCGCTCGGCTCCGGATCCAAGCACGGCCCGGGCAAGCCCTTCCCGGACGAGTGGAACGTGGACCTCCCCAACCAGTTCGAGGCCGCCGAGCGGATCGCCCGCAAGCGCGGGCTGACCAGGGAAGACGTGGACCGGCTCGGCGTGCTCTCGCAGGAGCGCGCGGCGGTGGCCCGGTCCGAGGAGCGCTTCAAGCGCGAGACGTTCGCCGTCCAGGTGCCGACCACCGAGGAGGAGCAGGCCGCCGGCCAGGGCATGTGGCGGCTGGTCGACCGGGACGAAGGCCTGCGCGACACGTCCATGGAGGCGCTCGCCCGCCTCAAGCCGGTCATGCCGACCGCCGTGCACACCGCCGGGAACTCCTCGCAGATCTCCGACGGCGCCGCCGCCGTGATGTGGGCCTCGCGCAAGATGGCCCGCGCCCTCAAGCTCCGGCCGCGCGCCCGGATCGTCGCCCAGACGCTGGTCGGCGCCGACCCGCACTACCACCTGGACGGGCCGGTCGACGCGACCCGCGCGGTCCTCGGCAAGGCCGGGATGTCGCTCAAGGACATCGACCTGGTCGAGATCAACGAGGCCTTCGCCTCGGTGGTGCTCAGCTGGGCACAGGTCTTCGGCCAGGACCTGGAGAAGGTCAACGTCAACGGCGGGGCCATCGCGCTGGGCCACCCGGTCGGCGCCACCGGCGCCCGGCTGATCACCACCGCGCTCCACGAGCTGGAGCGGCGGGACAAGGAATTCGCGCTGATCACGATGTGTGCGGGTGGCGCGCTCGCCACCGGCACGATCATCCAGCGCCTCTAGGCCCCCGCGGTCCCTGGGGATGGGGGAAGGCCCCGGTGGCCGGCCAGGGGAGGCCGGCCACCGGGGCCTTCGTATGTCTGCTGCGTCTGCTGTCCGGTGCCTGCCGGCTCTGGGACCGCTGCCGCCGGTGGTTTAGTACCAGTGGTTCTGCTGCCAGAAGTTCCAGGCGCCGACGGGGCTGCCGTAGCGGTCGTTCATGTAGTCCAGGCCCCACTTGATCTGGGTGGCGGGGTTGGTCTTCCAGTCCGAGCCGGCGGAGGCCATCTTGGAGGCCGGGAGGGCCTGGACCAGGCCGTACGCGCCGGAGGCGGAGTTGGTGGCGGTGTGGTTCCAGCCGCTCTCGTGGGACACGATGTTGCTGAAGGCCTGGAACTGGGCCGCGTCCGGGATCATCCGGTGCGCGATCGCCTTGGCGTCCATGGGGGCCGCCTGCGCCGGAACGGCGGCAAGCAGGGAACCGGCGGCGCCGAGAGCGACGACGGTGCCCGCGAGGGCCTTCTTGGAAGCGGCGATACGGCGGATGACGGCGTGGGACACGGAAAGCCTTCCATCGGGAACAAGGGCGGTCGCCGCATGCCGAAGACATGCGTGAGCCACTCACGCAAAGGAGAGGGGTTCGTCCGCGGCGGGTGTTGCACCCGGGCCGGCTGGCGACATCAACCAGTTAGCCAGGCCGCCGGCGGCCTGGCAACGACGCCCGGTACTAGCCCCGATCGCAGCCGCCGCCCAACGGCCCCCCGCGGGCCGGGGCCGCATCCGCGCAGGTCGGCACCGGCGTGAAGGGGGGTCCGGCGGCGGGCCGGGGGGCTACTACCGCGGCTCGTATGTGACGTGGGTCCTGTGGGCCGCCTCACCGCCACAGGCCCCCGATCTCACCCCGAGTGACCGCCCGTACCCCTTTCAGGGGTGTGTCCCGGCCCACTTCCGCCCCCAGAATCGAAGGAAACCGGCGCATCGAACGCCGCTTTCCTAGTCGCCCGCCGCAGTGCCCGCAGCACCGTCCCGCCCAACAGCATCGTCAGGACGACCGTGAGCACGGCCCGGCCCAGGTCCCAGCCCATCGAGGTCGCCAGGCAGTACGCGAGGAAGCGGACCAGGTTCTCGTGGAGCGGATCGCTGGCCTGGAAGGACACCCCGCTGCCCAGCCCCGCGATCAGCGGCCAGCCTTGCAGGTTCATGACCGTGCCGTACGCGAACGCCGCCGCGAAGCCGTACGCCGACAGCATCACCAGCTCGGCCCGGCCCCGGATCCGCTCCGGCCCCGGCAGCAGGCCCGCGCCCAGCGCGAACCAGCCCATCGACAGCATCTGGAACGGCATCCACGGTCCGACCCCGCCCGTGAGCAGCGCGGACGCGAACATCGTGACCGCGCCGAGTACGAAACCGAAGCCGGGCCCCAGCACCCGGCCGCTGAGCACCATCAGGAAGAACATGGGCTCCAGGCCGGCGGTGCCCGCGCCCAGCGGGCGCAGCGCCGCCCCCACGGCGGCCAGCACCCCCAGCATGGCGACGGCCTTCGCGTCCATGCCGCTGTCCGCGATGGTCGCCACCACGACGGCCACCAGTAGCGGGAGCAGCGCGGCGAACAGCCAGGGGGCGTCCTTCGAGTGCGCGAGCCCGGACTGGCCGTCGGCGAGCAGCGGCCAGCCGAAGGCGGCGATGCCGATGAAGGTGACGAGGGCCAGGGCGGCGGCGGCGCGGGGGCCGATGCGGATGGGGCGAGTGCGAGTGCGAGTGCGGGTGCGTGTGCGTGTGCGGGCAGGGGTGCGGGCGCTGGCAGGGGTGCGGGTGCCCGGCCGGTCGTGGGTGCCGGATCGGCTTCGGGTGGTCACGGGGTCTCTCCGAGGGCTGCGGCGACCTGCGCGACCGTGAGCCAGTGGCCGGGCGCGAGGATCTTGGCGACCTGCGGGGCGAAGGCCGGGGAGGACACCACCACCTCGGCCGTGGGGCCGTCCGCGACGATCTCGCCGCCGGCGAGGATCACGACCCGGTGCGCCAGTTCGGCCGCGAGCTCCACGTCGTGCGTGGCCAGCACGATGGCGTGGCCCTCGGCGGCCAGGGCGCGCAGGATCTCGACGAGCCGGGCCTTGGCCGCGTAGTCCAGACCGCGGGTCGGCTCGTCCAGGAGCAGCAGGCCGGGGCGGCCGGTGAGGACCAGGGCCAGGGCGAGCGCGAGGCGCTGGCCCTCGGAGAGGTCGCGGGGGTGCGTGTCGTCGGGGACGTCCGGGAGCAGGGCGGAGACCAGGTCCCGGCAGGTGCCGGGGGTGGCGCCGGCGTCGGCGTCCGCCGCCGTGCACTCGGCGGCGACCGTGTCCGCGTAGAGGAGGTCGCGGGGTTCCTGCGGTACGAGGCCGACTCGGCGGACCATGTCCGCGGGCGGGGTGCGGTGGGGGGTCAGGCCGGTGACCCGCACCGAGCCGGTGGTGGGCTCCAGGGTGCCGACGAGGGTGTTGAGGAGGGTGGACTTGCCGGCGCCGTTTCGCCCCATGAGGGCGATGGTTTCGCCGGGCGCTACCGCCAGGTCTATGCCGCGGAGTACCTCTGTGCGGGCTCGGCGTACGCCGAGGTTTGTGGCCTTGGCCGGCGGCGCGGGTGCGGGGTGGGGTGTGGGCGGGGGCGTTTTGCGGAGGCGGGCGAGCAGGCGGCGGCGCGCCGGGGCTGCGGGGGCTCCGCCCCCGGACCCCCGCGCCTCGAACGCCGGCGAGGCTGGAATCGCCTCGAACGCCGGCGGGGCTGGAATCGCCTCAAGGGCCGGCGGGGCTGGATTGGAGGTGGTTGTGGCCAGGCGGGCTCGTAGGGGCGGGGATTGGCGGCGGGCGTCTCGGATGGTGAGGGGGAGGGGGGTCCAGTCGGCGAGGCGGCCCAGGGAGACGATCGGGGGGTGGACGGGGGAGACGGCCATGATGTCGGCGGGGGTGCCGAGGATCGGGGCGGTTCCGGGGGAGGGGAGCAGGAGGACCTGGTCCGCGTACTGGACGACGCGTTCGAGACGGTGTTCGGCCATGAGGACGGTCGTGCCCAGGTCGTGGACCAGGCGCTGGAGGACCGCGAGGACCTCCTCGGCGGCGGCCGGGTCCAGCGCCGAGGTGGGCTCGTCCAGCACCAGGACCCGCGGGTGCGGCGTCAGGACGGAACCGATCGCGACGCGCTGCTGCTGCCCCCCGGACAGGCTCGCGATCGACCGGTCGCGGAGTTCGCCGAGCCCCAGCAGGTCGAGGGTCTCCTCGACCCGGCGGCGCATCACCGCGGGGGCCAGCCCGAGCGACTCCATGCCGTACGCGAGCTCGTCCTCGACGGTGTCGGTCACGAAGTGGGCCAGTGGGTCCTGGCCCACCGTGCCGACCACGTCGGACAGCTCGCGCGGCATGTGGGTACGGGTGTCCCGGCCCGCGACCGTGACCCGGCCGGTCAGCGTGCCGCCCGTGAAGTGCGGGACCAGCCCCGATACCGCGCCCAGGAGGGTCGACTTGCCGACCCCGGACGGGCCGACGAGCAGCACCAGTTCGCCCTCGGGGAGCGTGAAGTCCGCGTCCCGCAGGCTGGGCGCGGCGGCGCCGTCGTACGTCACCGACACCTGCTCGAAGCGGATCACTTGCTCTCCTGCGGAGGTGTTGCGGACGGCGGTACGGGGGCCACGAAGGCGGGGAGCAGGCCGATCAGGACGGCCGCGGCCGGCCACAGCGGCAGCACCGGGGCGACCAGGGGGACCACGCCGGGGTGCAGGGCCTCGGGGTCGACGGACGCCGCCCGGATCAGCAGTGCGGCGACGGCCGCCCCCGACCCGGCCACCAGCCAGGACCGCGCGCCCCACCGGTCGGGGCGGTAGCGGGTACGGACACTGCGGCGCCCGCCGAGCCGGAGCCCGGCCAGCGCGCACACCAGCCCGCCCAGGAGCACCGGCAGGCCGTAGCGGGCGCCCTCGGCGGCGAGCAGGCCGTACGTACCGGCGCACATGCCGAGCAGGCCGCCGAGGGTGAGGACGTTGGTGGTGTGCCGGACCGCGGGCGGGACGTGGGCGGTGCGGCCGTAGCCGCGGGCGTCCATGGAGGCGGCCATGGCGACGGACCGTTCCAGCGCGCCTTCGAGTACGGGCAGGCCGATCTGGAGGATCGCCTTGATCCCGCCGGTGGGGCGGCCGCGCAGCCGGCGGGCGGTGCGGAGGCGGGCGATGTCCGCGACCATGTTCGGCGCGAAGGTCATCGCGACGACGACCGCGACCCCGGCCTCGTACAGGGCGGCCGGAAGGGACTTCAGCAGCCGGGCCGGGTTGGCGAGGGCGTTCGCGGCGCCGACGCAGATGAGCAGCGCGGCGAGCTTCGCGCCGTCGTAGAACGCGAACACGAGCTGCTCGGCGGTGACCGTCCCGCCCAGGCGGATGCCCTCGGCCCAGACGGGCAGCGGG
It contains:
- a CDS encoding ABC transporter ATP-binding protein produces the protein MIRFEQVSVTYDGAAAPSLRDADFTLPEGELVLLVGPSGVGKSTLLGAVSGLVPHFTGGTLTGRVTVAGRDTRTHMPRELSDVVGTVGQDPLAHFVTDTVEDELAYGMESLGLAPAVMRRRVEETLDLLGLGELRDRSIASLSGGQQQRVAIGSVLTPHPRVLVLDEPTSALDPAAAEEVLAVLQRLVHDLGTTVLMAEHRLERVVQYADQVLLLPSPGTAPILGTPADIMAVSPVHPPIVSLGRLADWTPLPLTIRDARRQSPPLRARLATTTSNPAPPALEAIPAPPAFEAIPASPAFEARGSGGGAPAAPARRRLLARLRKTPPPTPHPAPAPPAKATNLGVRRARTEVLRGIDLAVAPGETIALMGRNGAGKSTLLNTLVGTLEPTTGSVRVTGLTPHRTPPADMVRRVGLVPQEPRDLLYADTVAAECTAADADAGATPGTCRDLVSALLPDVPDDTHPRDLSEGQRLALALALVLTGRPGLLLLDEPTRGLDYAAKARLVEILRALAAEGHAIVLATHDVELAAELAHRVVILAGGEIVADGPTAEVVVSSPAFAPQVAKILAPGHWLTVAQVAAALGETP
- a CDS encoding ECF transporter S component; this encodes MRIGPRAAAALALVTFIGIAAFGWPLLADGQSGLAHSKDAPWLFAALLPLLVAVVVATIADSGMDAKAVAMLGVLAAVGAALRPLGAGTAGLEPMFFLMVLSGRVLGPGFGFVLGAVTMFASALLTGGVGPWMPFQMLSMGWFALGAGLLPGPERIRGRAELVMLSAYGFAAAFAYGTVMNLQGWPLIAGLGSGVSFQASDPLHENLVRFLAYCLATSMGWDLGRAVLTVVLTMLLGGTVLRALRRATRKAAFDAPVSFDSGGGSGPGHTPERGTGGHSG
- a CDS encoding cytochrome P450; translated protein: MPCPALPEGFDATDPDLLQARVPFPEFAQLRQTAPVWWCPQPRGITGFDDEGYWAVTRHADVKYVSTHPELFSSTTNTAIIRFNEHIQRDAIDAQRLIMLNMDPPEHTRVRQIVQRGFTPRAIRGLEEALRDRAGRIVESAKSGAGNGSFDFVTQVACELPLQAIAELIGVPQEDRTRIFDWSNKMIAYDDPEYAITEEVGANAAMELIGYAMNLSAARKECPAKDIVTQLVAAEGQGNLGSDEFGFFVLLLAVAGNETTRNAISHGMHAFLTHPEQWELYKEKRPATAAEEIVRWATPVVSFQRTATQDTELGGQKIKAGDRVGLFYSSANHDPEVFTGPDRFDITRDPNPHLGFGGGGPHFCLGKSLAILEIDLIFNALADALPDLRLTGAGPRRLRASWLNGIKELQVTHP
- a CDS encoding steroid 3-ketoacyl-CoA thiolase, which gives rise to MAAEPVIVEAVRTPIGKRGGSLANLHPAYLLGETYRELLARTGIQPDCVEQIVGGTVTHAGEQSMNPARNAWLAMGLPYETAATTVDCQCGSSQQANHMVANMISGGVMDIGIACGVEAMSRVPLGSGSKHGPGKPFPDEWNVDLPNQFEAAERIARKRGLTREDVDRLGVLSQERAAVARSEERFKRETFAVQVPTTEEEQAAGQGMWRLVDRDEGLRDTSMEALARLKPVMPTAVHTAGNSSQISDGAAAVMWASRKMARALKLRPRARIVAQTLVGADPHYHLDGPVDATRAVLGKAGMSLKDIDLVEINEAFASVVLSWAQVFGQDLEKVNVNGGAIALGHPVGATGARLITTALHELERRDKEFALITMCAGGALATGTIIQRL
- a CDS encoding transglycosylase SLT domain-containing protein produces the protein MSHAVIRRIAASKKALAGTVVALGAAGSLLAAVPAQAAPMDAKAIAHRMIPDAAQFQAFSNIVSHESGWNHTATNSASGAYGLVQALPASKMASAGSDWKTNPATQIKWGLDYMNDRYGSPVGAWNFWQQNHWY